The nucleotide window GGGCAATATTCATGGAGCTCTAAGGCAGCTGATGAAAGTGTTGAGGGAGCATTTTATATCTCAGAAACAAATCCGGAGTATATAAACTTGCAAGCAAGGCATGACATGTTAAAAACTTTGTCAAGCATTACAGGCGGCAGGTTCGTAGAATTATCGAACGTAAATAATATCATCAATTCAATAAACTCCGACATAAAATCCGGAAAAGAATACAGTTATTTAAAACATAATAAAATAAACGATTCTATTATTATTTTCTTCATTGTAATAATATTGTTAAGCACGGAATGGCTTTTGAGAAGACGGGCTGGAATATATTGATTCTATCTATTAAATCTTTACTTCTTTTATGAAACTAATAATTATAAACGGTCCTAATTTAAATCTTTTGGGTTTACGTGAGCCCGATATTTACGGAGAAAATAATTTCGATTTTTATTTTGATTATTTAAAAGAAAAATACAAAAACATTGATTTCGAATATTTTCAATCTAATATTGAAGGAGAACTTATTGATAAAATACAGGAAGTCGGATTTTCTTACGATGCAATAATTTTAAATCCGGGTGGATATACACATACTTCCGTTTCCATTGCCGATGCAATAGCAGCAATAAAAACACCTGTTATTGAAGTACATATTTCAAATATTTTTAAGAGAGAGAATTTTAGACAAAATCTGATTACGACAAACTACTGCAAAGGAGCCATTTTCGGATTCGGATTAGACTCTTATGAACTTGCAGTAAAATCGCTTCTTTTAAGTTGGAAAAAATAACGTTTCTTTTTTATAAAATATTCAAACACTATCGATTTCTTATACATTCTACTTACTTCAATATGAGGTAAATTATTACGTTTTGCCTTTATCTTACGTATATGTTTTAAGAAATAATAATGAGCACGGGGAACTGTGATAAATTCTTTAAAACCGCCGTCAAACAGAAATTTTAATGAAGATATGAAATCAAATAAGAATCTTCGGAATATAATCATATTAATATGCTTAGTATTAAGATTTTTATAAACCATGATGAGGTTATTTCTCATATTTAAATATGTTTTAAAAGCTGAAGATTTAGGAAGGCTTCCTC belongs to Bacteroidales bacterium and includes:
- a CDS encoding 3-dehydroquinate dehydratase, producing the protein MKLIIINGPNLNLLGLREPDIYGENNFDFYFDYLKEKYKNIDFEYFQSNIEGELIDKIQEVGFSYDAIILNPGGYTHTSVSIADAIAAIKTPVIEVHISNIFKRENFRQNLITTNYCKGAIFGFGLDSYELAVKSLLLSWKK